AAATGGAGCAAAAATAATGCTCAAAACCAAGTTACTTCTCAAAGAAACATATCAGAAATTGTAAGTCGATATGGTCCAACGAGAGATGTCTTTGCGGATTTACTCTTGCATTTAAGTGACCAGTTTGAACTTTCTAAAAAAGACACAGTGTACATTTTCAAACGCATTAATCAGATTTTTGATATTAGTCTGGATGAAACAGTTCGTGCATTTGAGGATATAGTGGAAAAGCACAAAAAGGCAATGCAGGAAGAAGCCGACCTCCTCTTCTCCCCTATAGTACCAATACAGGCGGGAATTGCTGTTCTGCCATTGATAGGGAAGATTGATAAACATCGTGCCTCCTACCTAATAAATAAAGTCGTTCCGGGAATTTCTCAAATGCATTTAGATTATCTTATAGCTGACTTTTCAGGAATTAATCATATGGATGAGGTTACTGCTCATCACATTCAAGAAATAGGGAGTGTACTAAGGTTATTAGGAATAAAAGTGATCACCACCGGAATTACTCCTAATTTAGCTCTAACAGCCGTTAAAAGTGGTATAGATATGAGCAGAGTAGAATCATTTACCAACGTAAAAGAAGCTTTGAATAAGTTAAATACCTTTGTATAGAAGAATCAATTAGCATTCTAATTTGGTAATGTCCAAGCCCATAAAAAGCAACGGTGAAAATATTTAGATAATGGTTGATAGTATGGATATGTCGAGAACAGGCTTAATAGGGCTCTATTGTTGAGTACCTTATTTAGTTAGTTGATTACGATCCTCAATCTGCGGAGGTTCTTCCATCCAGCCATTTTTAATCATAATCTTTCCACCATGTTGAGCAAAAGTAGTAATATCTTTTGCAATAAAGGCCATTTTTGCAGGCAAGTCACTTCGTAAACTAAAGGCACCTCCTAAAGCATTACTTCCAAGCCCAAATGAAGATAACAAACTGGTGTTGTACATCATTAATTTATTAGAGAATGGCGCGGTTTTTGACGTCGTTGCCTTACCTGCATGAGTAGCAGGGGGCTCGATATAACTTTGACGCAAAAATTCACCTAAATCGATTTCGATTTTTTTTGATAATTTCATTCCTTGGACAAAATAGTTTTGAACTTCTTTATCAGTAGCAACTTGAGCAAATCCAATCATTAATTGCATCCCTATTAGATTTGTTTCAATGGCATGATGGATGAGAGAGACTTCAACTGTATTCAGGGGCCTCGTTTCACTAAACCATTTAAACCCATCCATATAATTATTATCCTGCACAAAATGAACCTCTTTTGGCATGGATACAAAAGCTGGACGTATAAGTACCCCTCTCTCTAATAGGAATTGAGTTGATTGGCTGTTCATCGCTTGGGATTCTGCCGTCAAACCTGTAAATAAATCTTCAATATCTTTTCGATAGGACATGCCTGTAAAAAGTGCATATAAGCTCATTTCTACTTTAGTCATCATATGCAAATACATGATGTCGTACAGGTAATCATACAACTTTGGAGCGCTTTTATGAACATCGCTTTCTGTAAAACCAATAGGACTGACTGCACCTTCTTTTTGGAAAATACTCGTAATTATTTCTACGGTTTTGGCAGCATTATTATAATGAGATTGTAACAGCTGTTTTTCATCATTATCGGCATGGTCAATAAAATGTTCCAACATTCTGAGGATCATAGTTTTTTCTTGATAAGCCATCCACAAATTAGCTAGTTCTGATGATGTAATAGGCGCTTTGGAAGTCATCCTGTTATAACCCCCTAGTTTTTTTATTAATATAACCATGAGGAAATCGTTTTATTAATAAAAACTTCTACAACTTATTTTCCTTTATGTTTTTCACTACTCATAAGAATTTCATTTACTTATAAACTCAGTTCATTAATGAACTGGTCTTATTAGGAAGAAAACACCGCGATAAGCAGTGCTGTGTTAATTTGTGTGTTGAATTTTCTATTCTGGGTGCTAAATACCCTTTTCAGGTATACCCTCCCAATATGTAAGTAATCCAATATAAATTTAGAACGGGGTTATGCTATAGTATTTTTGTTTATAATAATTGAACTTAAAACTAACTAAAGAACAGCAAGGAAAATAATTGTTGACT
This window of the Sutcliffiella horikoshii genome carries:
- a CDS encoding STAS domain-containing protein, with product MSAKKNLSLYLIQNSSDLAGQVVNDVLVKGQFKVPDQEKSAAIAMYDNFLTFLGNIIEQDNQDVPSELIKWSKNNAQNQVTSQRNISEIVSRYGPTRDVFADLLLHLSDQFELSKKDTVYIFKRINQIFDISLDETVRAFEDIVEKHKKAMQEEADLLFSPIVPIQAGIAVLPLIGKIDKHRASYLINKVVPGISQMHLDYLIADFSGINHMDEVTAHHIQEIGSVLRLLGIKVITTGITPNLALTAVKSGIDMSRVESFTNVKEALNKLNTFV
- a CDS encoding DUF3231 family protein; its protein translation is MTSKAPITSSELANLWMAYQEKTMILRMLEHFIDHADNDEKQLLQSHYNNAAKTVEIITSIFQKEGAVSPIGFTESDVHKSAPKLYDYLYDIMYLHMMTKVEMSLYALFTGMSYRKDIEDLFTGLTAESQAMNSQSTQFLLERGVLIRPAFVSMPKEVHFVQDNNYMDGFKWFSETRPLNTVEVSLIHHAIETNLIGMQLMIGFAQVATDKEVQNYFVQGMKLSKKIEIDLGEFLRQSYIEPPATHAGKATTSKTAPFSNKLMMYNTSLLSSFGLGSNALGGAFSLRSDLPAKMAFIAKDITTFAQHGGKIMIKNGWMEEPPQIEDRNQLTK